The proteins below are encoded in one region of Candidatus Thiodiazotropha sp. LNASS1:
- a CDS encoding PAS domain-containing protein, whose amino-acid sequence MKRAITPTDREILMDENDFIVSKTDLKGRITYANRIFMKIAGYNEGELLGVQHNIIRHPDMPRGVFRLLWNVIESGNECFAYVKNMAKSGDFYWVYANVTVDYDDNNNPIGYFSVRRKPSREGIEAMIPVYKEMLRIEQQAGARDAPNASLQWLVDVLKSKNTTYEEFIHTLGH is encoded by the coding sequence ATGAAGCGAGCTATCACGCCGACCGATCGGGAAATCCTTATGGATGAGAACGATTTCATCGTCTCCAAGACGGATTTGAAGGGACGCATAACCTACGCCAACCGTATCTTCATGAAGATTGCCGGTTACAATGAAGGGGAACTGCTTGGTGTACAGCACAATATTATTCGTCATCCCGACATGCCGAGAGGGGTCTTTCGTCTGTTGTGGAATGTGATCGAGTCAGGGAATGAGTGCTTTGCCTATGTCAAGAATATGGCGAAGAGCGGTGACTTCTATTGGGTTTATGCGAATGTCACGGTCGATTACGACGATAACAACAATCCCATCGGCTATTTTTCGGTTCGCCGCAAACCCAGCAGGGAAGGAATCGAAGCCATGATTCCAGTCTACAAGGAGATGTTGAGGATCGAGCAGCAGGCCGGTGCGCGCGATGCCCCCAATGCATCGTTGCAATGGCTGGTGGATGTGCTGAAGAGCAAGAATACGACCTATGAAGAGTTCATTCATACCTTGGGTCATTGA